A region of Paraburkholderia sp. BL23I1N1 DNA encodes the following proteins:
- a CDS encoding FAD-dependent oxidoreductase, whose translation MSDNENVTCDVLVVGTGAGGLATAITAKKQGLNVIVVEKQPVFGGSTALSGGWLWVPNNPLARRAGIEDTVEAARGYVESEAGQHFDGPRVDAFLRNAPAMVEFFERETAVRFTLGAAFPDYHAETPGASHGGRPICAEPYDANELGPHAALLSPPIRGMTFVGLTFGSGPDMRHFLNALYSVNSAWYTAKRLVKYGRDLLLHGRSMKLFNGAALAARLYKSAVQLDIPIWLSTPVTDLLDEGGRVFGAVITHEGQVKRVRATRGVVLATGGFPGDLARREAVFPHAPGSAEHITMAPATNTGDGLRLAESIGAATNMTYPHLGSWMPVSRVPLGNGRETAITHILDRGKPGIIAVRADGRRFTNEGANYHDFGAAMIGEAPGQRQAVFLVAVHRAVRKYGLGFAKPFPVPLSPYLRSGYLLRGATIEALAKRAGIDAGGLAQAIQQFNLHARDGRDPAFHKGEAAYDRFQGDPLHTPNPCIGPLDKGPYYAVRLMPGDIGTFGGLRTDTQGRVLDEQREPIAGLYAVGNDMASIFGGSYPGGGSTLGPAMTFGYIVGRHLAGIDD comes from the coding sequence ATGAGTGACAACGAGAACGTGACATGCGACGTGCTGGTGGTCGGCACCGGTGCGGGTGGCCTGGCGACGGCCATCACCGCAAAGAAGCAGGGGCTGAACGTCATAGTGGTCGAAAAACAGCCCGTATTCGGTGGCAGCACAGCGCTATCGGGTGGCTGGCTATGGGTGCCGAACAACCCGCTAGCACGCAGAGCCGGCATTGAAGACACGGTGGAGGCGGCACGCGGCTACGTCGAGAGCGAAGCCGGCCAGCACTTCGACGGCCCGCGCGTCGATGCGTTCCTCAGGAATGCGCCCGCTATGGTCGAATTTTTCGAGCGCGAGACGGCGGTCAGGTTCACGCTCGGCGCGGCCTTCCCCGACTACCACGCGGAGACGCCCGGCGCTTCGCACGGCGGCCGACCGATCTGCGCTGAACCGTACGACGCCAATGAACTGGGCCCTCACGCAGCATTGCTGAGCCCGCCGATTCGCGGCATGACCTTTGTCGGCCTCACCTTTGGCTCCGGGCCGGACATGCGGCACTTTCTGAATGCGCTTTATTCGGTGAATTCGGCCTGGTACACGGCCAAACGCCTTGTCAAATATGGCCGGGACCTGCTGCTTCACGGGCGCAGCATGAAGCTCTTCAACGGTGCCGCACTGGCCGCGCGCCTGTACAAGTCGGCGGTCCAACTCGACATCCCGATATGGTTAAGTACGCCCGTGACAGATCTGCTCGACGAGGGAGGCCGTGTCTTTGGTGCCGTGATCACGCACGAAGGGCAGGTGAAGCGGGTCCGGGCGACCCGCGGCGTCGTCCTCGCGACGGGCGGTTTTCCGGGCGACCTCGCACGCCGCGAGGCTGTGTTTCCACACGCACCCGGTTCGGCCGAACACATCACGATGGCGCCGGCAACCAACACCGGCGACGGTCTGCGTCTCGCGGAGTCGATTGGCGCCGCCACCAACATGACGTATCCGCACCTCGGCTCGTGGATGCCGGTGTCGCGCGTGCCACTCGGCAATGGCCGGGAAACCGCTATCACGCACATTCTTGATCGCGGCAAACCCGGCATCATCGCGGTGCGCGCAGACGGCCGGCGCTTTACCAATGAAGGCGCCAACTATCACGATTTCGGCGCCGCCATGATCGGCGAGGCACCCGGGCAGCGTCAGGCTGTTTTTCTTGTCGCCGTTCACCGGGCGGTGCGCAAATACGGCCTTGGGTTTGCCAAACCGTTCCCTGTACCGCTCAGTCCTTACCTGCGCTCCGGTTATCTGTTGCGCGGTGCGACCATCGAGGCTTTGGCGAAACGTGCGGGGATCGACGCCGGTGGCCTCGCGCAGGCGATTCAGCAATTCAATCTGCACGCGCGCGACGGTCGCGATCCGGCGTTCCACAAGGGGGAGGCTGCCTACGACCGCTTCCAGGGCGATCCACTGCATACGCCGAATCCATGCATTGGACCGCTCGACAAAGGGCCGTATTACGCCGTCCGGCTGATGCCCGGCGATATCGGCACGTTTGGCGGCCTGCGCACCGATACCCAGGGGCGTGTACTCGACGAGCAGCGCGAGCCGATTGCGGGGTTGTACGCCGTCGGGAACGACATGGCTAGCATCTTCGGCGGCAGCTATCCGGGCGGCGGGTCGACCCTCGGGCCAGCGATGACGTTTGGCTATATCGTCGGTCGACATCTTGCCGGGATCGACGACTGA
- a CDS encoding ABC transporter ATP-binding protein: protein MTDDTTRIKADDVLLTIRNLRAWYGESQVLHGINFEIGRGEVVTLLGRNGAGKSTTLKTIMGIIDRRDGEIRFDGRECTLLPSERIAKLGIAYCPEERGIYASLTVGENLLLPPVVAGGGMSVDEIYQIFPNLYERRQSQGTCMSGGELQMLAIARILRTGARLLLLDEPTEGLAPVIVEQIGTLIGTLKQRGITILLVEQNAHFAAGVADRHYIVEHGRVVDMISRAAFDSSSQRVNQYLSV, encoded by the coding sequence ATGACTGACGATACGACGCGCATCAAGGCTGACGACGTTCTGCTGACAATACGGAACCTGCGTGCCTGGTATGGCGAATCACAGGTGCTGCATGGCATTAACTTTGAGATCGGACGTGGCGAGGTTGTCACGCTGCTCGGCCGCAACGGCGCAGGCAAATCGACGACGCTCAAGACCATCATGGGGATCATCGACCGTCGTGACGGTGAAATCCGGTTCGACGGCCGCGAATGCACGCTGCTGCCTTCTGAACGGATTGCGAAGCTGGGCATTGCCTATTGTCCGGAGGAGCGGGGGATCTATGCCAGCCTGACAGTCGGAGAAAACCTGCTGCTGCCGCCGGTGGTGGCCGGCGGGGGCATGTCCGTCGACGAGATATACCAGATTTTCCCGAACCTGTACGAGCGCCGTCAGAGCCAGGGGACCTGCATGTCCGGCGGCGAACTGCAGATGCTCGCGATCGCCCGCATCCTGCGCACCGGCGCGCGGTTGTTGTTGCTCGACGAGCCAACCGAGGGTCTCGCACCCGTGATTGTCGAGCAGATCGGGACGCTTATCGGCACCCTCAAACAACGCGGTATCACCATCCTGCTGGTCGAGCAGAACGCTCACTTCGCAGCGGGCGTCGCCGATCGCCACTACATCGTCGAGCATGGCCGCGTGGTCGACATGATCTCGCGTGCCGCTTTCGACAGCAGTAGCCAGCGTGTCAATCAATACCTGTCGGTTTGA
- a CDS encoding SDR family NAD(P)-dependent oxidoreductase: MQTFQEKVVIVTGGARGMGRVESTLFAEGGAYVAICDVAPEEGEQSAYELRERGLQARFFKLDVTSQENWSQVIAAVLQWRGRIDVLVNNAGILYRKTISNYPQAEWRQVLDVNLTGTFLGVSQVAPTMCAQRSGAIVNIASNAALSGHADPAYTASKWGVRGLTKSAALEFAAFNVRVNCVCPGLVVTDINRHAPHLQPMIDMTPVGRAVEADEIASVVAFLASPASGGITGEEIVVDGGFTAGAAYWKVASQAGLYQVPR; encoded by the coding sequence ATGCAGACATTTCAGGAAAAGGTTGTCATCGTCACCGGCGGCGCCCGCGGCATGGGCCGCGTCGAGTCGACCTTGTTCGCCGAGGGTGGCGCTTATGTTGCGATCTGTGACGTCGCGCCCGAGGAAGGCGAGCAGAGCGCCTACGAGTTGCGGGAGCGAGGGCTGCAAGCGCGGTTTTTCAAGCTCGACGTGACATCGCAGGAAAACTGGAGCCAGGTGATCGCAGCGGTGCTGCAGTGGCGCGGGCGCATCGACGTGCTGGTCAACAACGCTGGCATTCTCTATCGCAAGACGATCTCGAACTATCCGCAAGCCGAGTGGCGCCAGGTCCTCGACGTCAATCTCACAGGCACCTTTCTCGGCGTGAGCCAGGTCGCACCGACTATGTGCGCGCAACGCAGCGGTGCGATCGTCAATATCGCGTCCAATGCGGCGTTGTCCGGGCATGCGGATCCCGCCTATACGGCGAGCAAATGGGGCGTGCGCGGTTTGACGAAGTCGGCCGCGCTCGAATTCGCGGCCTTCAACGTGCGCGTCAACTGCGTTTGCCCTGGACTTGTCGTGACGGACATCAATCGCCATGCACCGCACCTGCAGCCGATGATCGATATGACACCGGTCGGCCGGGCGGTCGAAGCCGATGAAATCGCGTCAGTCGTCGCGTTCCTCGCGAGCCCGGCGTCCGGCGGCATCACAGGTGAGGAAATCGTCGTGGACGGTGGCTTTACAGCAGGTGCGGCCTATTGGAAGGTGGCTAGCCAGGCCGGCCTGTATCAGGTACCAAGATGA
- a CDS encoding SgcJ/EcaC family oxidoreductase gives MSAIETTVKEAPSAAGEALRSTESAWNAAALHWDVDGLTALYSDDATMFAGRPGMATGTQGVRGYFASYIGMLSSTQLELVDQRITELGPDAFLAQGYGNFRFTLASGKPSVATLRTTWLLVRRSGRWLIAHHHFSATPAVPPVPQ, from the coding sequence ATGTCCGCTATAGAAACCACAGTGAAAGAGGCGCCCAGCGCTGCAGGCGAGGCGCTGCGTTCCACGGAAAGCGCATGGAATGCTGCAGCGCTGCATTGGGACGTCGACGGCCTGACCGCGCTGTATAGCGACGACGCCACGATGTTCGCGGGTCGGCCCGGCATGGCCACCGGCACGCAAGGTGTGCGCGGATACTTCGCGTCGTACATCGGCATGCTGAGTTCGACGCAGCTCGAACTCGTCGACCAGAGGATCACCGAGCTCGGCCCCGACGCGTTTCTCGCTCAGGGTTACGGCAACTTCCGCTTTACGCTCGCCAGTGGCAAACCGTCGGTTGCCACCTTACGCACCACGTGGCTTCTTGTGCGGCGCAGCGGACGATGGTTGATTGCTCATCATCATTTTTCCGCCACCCCTGCGGTGCCACCCGTACCGCAATGA
- a CDS encoding DUF4148 domain-containing protein, with protein sequence MRTKSANRIVAVALAAVLLVPAILFAETTPALTRDQVRAELRQLEQAGYEPAASHDARYPADLQIAEATVAARNTAVQASAAGLSYRTSMSAWAEAGAAPTQSSVSK encoded by the coding sequence GTGAGAACGAAGTCCGCCAATCGAATTGTTGCTGTTGCCCTCGCCGCTGTACTGCTTGTTCCAGCGATATTATTCGCCGAAACGACGCCGGCCTTGACCCGCGATCAGGTCCGCGCGGAATTGCGTCAGCTAGAACAGGCCGGTTATGAACCGGCCGCTAGTCACGACGCCCGTTACCCTGCGGATCTGCAGATTGCTGAAGCCACGGTTGCGGCGCGTAACACGGCCGTCCAGGCTTCCGCCGCAGGCTTGAGCTATCGCACATCAATGAGCGCCTGGGCGGAAGCGGGCGCTGCGCCGACACAGTCGTCAGTTTCAAAGTAG
- a CDS encoding ABC transporter ATP-binding protein, with translation MSQYILEARGLVKQFGGHLAVGGVDLRIERGHIHALIGPNGAGKTTVFNLLTKFLQPTAGTISYRDNDITHARSAEVARMGMVRSFQISAIFPHLTVLDNLRLALQRKLGTAFHFWRNERSLDVLNERAEELIAAVGLADYMHAVAADLSYGRRRALEIATTLSIEPELLLLDEPMAGLGREDIGTVSNLIAKVGERYTVLMVEHNLSVVQALSNRITVMARGKVLAEGAYAEVSKDPDVRAAYMGYAHD, from the coding sequence ATGAGTCAGTACATTCTCGAAGCACGGGGGCTCGTCAAGCAATTCGGCGGCCACCTTGCGGTGGGAGGCGTGGATCTGCGTATTGAACGCGGCCACATTCATGCGCTGATCGGACCCAATGGGGCCGGAAAGACGACAGTATTCAACCTGCTGACAAAGTTCCTCCAACCGACCGCGGGCACCATCAGCTATCGCGACAACGACATTACGCATGCGCGGTCTGCCGAGGTTGCCCGTATGGGTATGGTGCGTTCGTTCCAGATCTCGGCGATCTTTCCGCACCTGACGGTGCTTGACAACCTGCGTCTTGCCCTACAACGCAAGCTCGGCACGGCGTTTCATTTCTGGCGCAACGAACGCAGCCTCGACGTACTCAACGAACGCGCCGAAGAATTGATCGCTGCAGTGGGCCTTGCCGATTACATGCACGCGGTAGCGGCCGACCTGTCGTATGGCCGCCGGCGCGCGCTCGAAATCGCCACAACGCTGTCGATCGAGCCGGAGTTGCTATTGCTCGACGAGCCGATGGCCGGCCTCGGCCGGGAAGACATCGGCACCGTCTCGAACCTGATCGCCAAAGTCGGTGAACGCTATACGGTGCTGATGGTCGAGCACAACCTGTCCGTAGTCCAGGCATTGTCGAACCGTATCACCGTGATGGCGCGTGGCAAGGTGTTGGCCGAAGGAGCATACGCTGAGGTATCGAAAGATCCCGACGTTCGAGCCGCTTATATGGGGTATGCCCATGACTGA
- a CDS encoding ABC transporter substrate-binding protein, giving the protein MNFPPCLASIGRSCAIPLMVSAALTAAWPAAAQSNGPLKIGVLTDMSSAYSDLAGKYSVAAAQMAIEDFGGTVNGRKIELVTADHQMKPAVGSAILTQWFDRDNIAAVFSLAGSSVAMAASAIAKTRPTRTVVYTIAQTSDLNGKVCLPNSIHWSPDFYALGVPSTRYVSQKLGKAWYVMVQDTAAGTPAYNAAIEGIKSGGGRLAGEVRVPVNAGDVSSFVLQAQALRPTSLAVGFGGTDMVNVVKAAHQFGMTQGGVTLVANGGLFATDIKAMGLDQAAGIVFATPFYPEMNADALAWSKRFMARTGVVPAFSHVAEYEAVTHYLKAVQQTKSDDATVVVPEMKAMPVNSFAVKNGHIRADTELIRPMYLARVKAPSQSKSVFDYAELLAVVPPDEAYSPLARSECPLVKK; this is encoded by the coding sequence ATGAACTTTCCCCCTTGCCTTGCGAGCATCGGTAGGTCTTGTGCGATACCGCTGATGGTGTCCGCAGCCTTGACCGCGGCATGGCCCGCTGCCGCCCAGTCGAATGGCCCGCTGAAGATCGGCGTGCTGACCGACATGTCGTCGGCCTATAGCGACCTGGCCGGTAAGTACTCTGTGGCAGCCGCCCAGATGGCGATCGAGGATTTCGGCGGCACGGTCAACGGCCGCAAGATCGAACTGGTGACGGCCGACCACCAAATGAAACCTGCCGTAGGCTCGGCAATCCTGACGCAGTGGTTCGATCGCGACAACATTGCCGCCGTATTCAGTCTCGCGGGTTCGTCCGTCGCGATGGCTGCCTCGGCGATTGCGAAGACGCGTCCAACGCGCACTGTGGTTTACACGATCGCCCAGACCTCTGATCTGAACGGCAAGGTGTGCCTGCCGAATAGCATTCACTGGTCGCCCGATTTCTACGCGCTCGGTGTCCCGTCCACTCGCTATGTGAGCCAGAAGCTTGGCAAGGCGTGGTATGTCATGGTGCAGGACACCGCCGCCGGTACGCCTGCCTACAACGCCGCGATCGAGGGCATCAAGAGCGGCGGTGGGCGCCTCGCGGGTGAAGTGCGTGTGCCGGTTAATGCCGGCGATGTGTCGTCATTTGTGTTGCAGGCGCAGGCGTTGCGACCTACCAGTCTTGCGGTCGGCTTCGGCGGCACTGACATGGTCAACGTCGTCAAGGCGGCGCACCAGTTCGGCATGACACAGGGCGGCGTCACGCTGGTCGCAAACGGGGGGTTGTTCGCGACGGACATCAAGGCGATGGGACTCGACCAGGCGGCAGGCATTGTATTTGCCACGCCTTTCTATCCGGAGATGAATGCCGATGCACTTGCCTGGTCGAAGCGTTTCATGGCGAGAACGGGCGTCGTGCCCGCGTTTTCGCACGTCGCCGAGTATGAGGCCGTCACTCATTACCTCAAGGCAGTTCAGCAGACGAAAAGCGACGACGCCACGGTTGTCGTGCCGGAGATGAAAGCCATGCCGGTCAACTCCTTCGCCGTCAAGAACGGTCATATCCGCGCCGACACCGAATTGATCCGTCCGATGTACCTCGCGAGAGTGAAGGCGCCATCGCAATCGAAATCGGTATTCGACTATGCCGAATTGCTCGCCGTCGTACCGCCTGACGAAGCGTACTCACCGCTAGCGCGTAGCGAATGCCCGTTGGTGAAAAAGTGA
- a CDS encoding SDR family oxidoreductase — protein sequence MTSVGNSTIDDISSGMRRRAVVTGAARGLGRAMANGLLDAGHTVLFIDRDAQQVAEAVAQANGQRGAANAFSFECDLTQPGAVADVMFRADETLGGIDILVNNAGVGPSLVTPNYFDNPPSFVDLSDDMVRLFFEINAVAPFLLAIHAARRMRAQNWGRVVNVTTSHESMMRRGFAPYGGSKAALESHSAIMAQDLAGTGVTVNVLVPGGPADTPMIPPEAGFDRSKLVPPQALIAPLAWLVSEGNAAPNGKRVLAATWTPEAATAAGDASVAPIGWPLIGRTIMPNP from the coding sequence ATGACAAGTGTGGGAAATAGCACGATCGACGACATCTCCTCCGGGATGCGCCGTCGCGCAGTCGTCACGGGGGCGGCGCGTGGGCTTGGCCGTGCGATGGCGAATGGGCTGCTCGACGCTGGCCACACCGTGCTGTTTATCGACCGTGATGCCCAGCAGGTCGCGGAAGCGGTCGCTCAGGCAAATGGGCAGCGCGGCGCGGCCAATGCCTTCAGCTTCGAGTGTGACCTGACGCAACCCGGTGCAGTCGCCGACGTAATGTTCAGGGCAGACGAAACGCTTGGCGGCATCGACATCCTGGTCAACAACGCGGGTGTGGGGCCGTCGCTTGTCACCCCTAATTACTTCGACAATCCACCTTCGTTTGTCGATCTATCCGATGACATGGTGCGGTTGTTCTTCGAGATCAATGCTGTCGCGCCGTTTCTGCTCGCGATTCACGCCGCGCGGCGCATGCGCGCGCAAAACTGGGGGCGTGTTGTGAATGTCACAACTAGCCATGAATCGATGATGCGACGCGGCTTCGCACCATACGGCGGCTCGAAGGCAGCGCTCGAATCGCATTCGGCCATCATGGCCCAGGACCTTGCCGGCACCGGCGTTACCGTCAATGTACTCGTGCCGGGCGGTCCTGCGGATACGCCGATGATTCCCCCGGAGGCGGGTTTCGACCGATCGAAGCTGGTGCCGCCGCAAGCGCTGATCGCGCCGCTCGCGTGGCTAGTGTCGGAAGGCAACGCGGCGCCAAACGGCAAGCGGGTGCTGGCCGCCACCTGGACACCCGAGGCGGCCACTGCAGCCGGCGATGCTTCGGTTGCGCCAATCGGTTGGCCGCTCATCGGCAGGACGATCATGCCGAACCCATAG
- a CDS encoding branched-chain amino acid ABC transporter permease, producing MLILLLLALGLVAPALIYPVFLMKVLCFALFASAFNLLLGYGGLLSFGHAAFYGFAGYVTAHCVKEYGFDPLLGVLAGAAVAAMMGLAFGFVSIRRQGIYFSMVTLALAQLVYFFSLQAPFTHADEGIQDVPRGMLFGRIDLSNTTALYYFVFVTCVGGLWVIYRAIHSPFGNVLKGIRENEQRAISLGYETHYFKLLTFVLSATMAGVAGSLDSLVFQLASLNNVHWSMSGLAILMAILGGVGTFSGPIVGAMIAAAMENYLAALGAWVTVIQGAIFMVCVLVFRRGIVGEAARLFNRRAPVPPKASEELVAKTL from the coding sequence GTGCTGATCCTGCTTCTGCTCGCACTCGGCCTCGTGGCGCCTGCGCTCATCTATCCGGTGTTCCTGATGAAGGTGCTGTGCTTTGCACTGTTTGCCAGCGCATTCAATCTGTTGCTTGGCTACGGCGGCCTGTTGTCGTTCGGTCATGCGGCTTTCTACGGCTTCGCCGGCTATGTGACCGCGCATTGCGTGAAGGAGTACGGCTTCGACCCGTTGCTCGGCGTGCTGGCCGGTGCAGCCGTCGCGGCGATGATGGGACTGGCGTTCGGCTTCGTCTCGATTCGCCGGCAGGGCATCTATTTCTCGATGGTGACGCTTGCGCTCGCACAGCTTGTCTACTTCTTTTCGTTGCAGGCGCCGTTCACGCATGCCGACGAGGGCATCCAGGATGTGCCGCGCGGCATGCTGTTCGGGAGGATTGACCTCAGCAACACCACGGCTCTGTACTACTTCGTGTTCGTCACCTGCGTGGGTGGGCTGTGGGTCATCTATCGCGCAATTCATTCGCCGTTCGGTAACGTGCTGAAAGGCATCCGGGAGAACGAGCAGCGTGCAATCTCACTGGGCTACGAGACGCATTACTTCAAGCTGCTCACGTTCGTGCTGTCAGCGACGATGGCCGGAGTGGCCGGTTCGCTCGATTCGTTGGTGTTCCAGTTGGCGTCGCTCAACAACGTTCACTGGTCGATGTCAGGACTCGCGATCCTGATGGCGATTCTAGGCGGCGTGGGTACGTTCTCTGGGCCGATCGTGGGCGCGATGATCGCGGCGGCGATGGAGAACTACCTGGCGGCGCTGGGCGCGTGGGTGACGGTTATTCAGGGCGCGATCTTTATGGTTTGTGTGCTGGTGTTCCGGCGCGGGATCGTGGGCGAAGCTGCCCGGTTGTTTAATCGGCGCGCGCCGGTACCGCCGAAGGCGAGTGAAGAACTCGTCGCCAAAACGTTGTAG
- a CDS encoding SDR family NAD(P)-dependent oxidoreductase, with protein sequence MLRLNDKVAIITGAASGIGRSAAELFAREGASVVVADIDAAAAAAVATSIREDGGKAIAITTDVTQSDSIAATIEATVAEFGKLDVLYNNAGGSTPRDNTVVDADLGEFWRVVKVDLWGTFLGCRFAIPHMRKNGGGAIVNMVSNVALMGVPGVDCYTSAKGGVAALTRSLAVTYAADRIRVNAIAPSTTLSPRVIERLQGSQGMRDLAAKNLLGAAEPIDIAYAALFLASEEARVTTGLIFLAESGTTVS encoded by the coding sequence ATGCTCCGGCTTAACGACAAGGTAGCGATCATCACGGGCGCCGCAAGCGGCATCGGGCGTAGCGCAGCGGAGTTGTTTGCCCGTGAAGGCGCAAGCGTCGTGGTGGCCGATATCGACGCCGCTGCGGCGGCGGCCGTCGCGACTAGCATTCGGGAGGACGGCGGCAAGGCGATCGCGATAACAACCGACGTCACGCAAAGCGATAGTATCGCTGCGACGATCGAGGCAACCGTGGCTGAGTTTGGCAAACTCGACGTCCTCTATAACAACGCGGGCGGCTCGACGCCGCGCGATAACACGGTAGTCGACGCGGATCTCGGCGAGTTCTGGCGCGTCGTCAAAGTCGACTTGTGGGGCACCTTCCTTGGCTGCCGCTTCGCGATACCGCATATGCGCAAAAATGGCGGCGGAGCGATCGTCAACATGGTATCGAATGTCGCGCTGATGGGCGTTCCCGGCGTGGACTGCTACACGTCGGCCAAGGGCGGTGTCGCCGCGCTGACGCGCTCCCTTGCCGTGACCTACGCGGCTGACCGGATTCGTGTCAACGCAATCGCGCCCTCCACCACGCTTTCGCCACGGGTTATCGAGCGCCTGCAGGGAAGTCAGGGCATGCGCGATCTTGCCGCGAAGAACCTGCTCGGCGCGGCAGAGCCCATTGATATCGCCTATGCCGCACTGTTTCTGGCCTCGGAAGAGGCGCGTGTCACCACCGGCTTGATCTTCCTCGCGGAAAGCGGCACGACCGTCTCGTAA
- a CDS encoding YciI family protein has translation MPYAMLTFDKPDSGALRTELRPQHVAYLSERKHLMLAGGAMLDPEGVPHGGIIIIDTDDKSVAEAFAAGDPFNKGGLFQEVKVVQWRKSFFNFENCM, from the coding sequence ATGCCCTATGCCATGCTCACTTTCGACAAACCCGACAGCGGCGCGCTGCGCACTGAACTTCGGCCACAACATGTCGCCTACCTGAGCGAGCGAAAACATCTGATGCTCGCGGGTGGCGCCATGCTCGATCCAGAGGGCGTGCCGCACGGTGGCATCATCATCATCGATACTGACGACAAGTCCGTTGCCGAGGCATTCGCCGCCGGTGATCCTTTCAACAAAGGCGGTCTGTTTCAGGAGGTGAAAGTCGTGCAGTGGCGCAAGTCGTTCTTCAATTTCGAGAACTGCATGTAA